A stretch of DNA from Coccidioides posadasii str. Silveira chromosome 1, complete sequence:
AAACGCGCATCTCCGTATTACTGCGCCACCTTCGCAAACGGGGAGCTCGACTGCCGACAGTTCTCAAGATACCTGGAGGCACTCTCAATCTGTCCAGGTGCGCCAAGCGAGTCACTCACCAGCGATGGTAGTTCCCAAAAGAAACTCAAATTTCGTGAAGATCTTAGTAAGTTTCCATTGACACTTTATCGGTTGGCATCATATAACTGATCGCTTGCAGGGAGGTCGGGTTCCTAAAGAACAGGCACCGAACATGTATTTGCCAGAGCCAACTGGACGCACTGTTGGCTCTGATGGTTCCTCCtccgatgacgatgatgatgatatccaGGATTGGATTTAAAAGTGCTGTATCAACCAGATATTGTGACCTCGTAAAGCTTTGAGCAAATCCAAACCAGAAACATGGGTCAATAAAATGGCCATAATACTAGGAAATATGAACGTTATTCCAACTCTCCTAGCTCACAAATTAATTTACCAAAGCAGATATATAGACAAGTATCTGGACGACGTGGCTTCTTTTTGGCGCTCTCTTTATGCCGGAAAACATGGATGGCATGACTGCAACAAGGACCGTTCTCTCCCTGTTCGAGCCAACTTCAGACAAGCCGTACGTACACCCTCTTCTCGAGCGGGGTCATCCTGACTGGGTTCCTCGTTcggcttttctttttaaatatCGAACTGATCAAAAATTTTAGTAACATCCTTGATATGCTTGAAAAATAATATTTAATACTCCGTAAATGCCACCAAATCTCTAGAGTTATATCACCCCGTGTTATAAACGACcgtttttgttttccttttgcGCTCTACAGAGCCACAGAGACAAGCCTATAGTGCATTTTGGCGACGAAATAGTAACAGCCTGACAGGCTGCTACCTACAGAGTAGAGAGTCCTACAATACCCACCCCATGTTGCTGTCTGCAGTGAATATTTTTAGTGCATATGTTCCTAGATGATTAATTCCCCCTTATCAATATTTTCCCCAACTACCAACAATAATCAACGCTACCCCCTCCCCTTTATCTGAACTGATCGGAATTGAAACCTGACTGATATGTGAAGGATGCCAACACAACTTTAAGCATCATAACTTACCATTACAGGAGAATGTCACTCATCACTGATGGTGTCCTTATGGCGCTTTGGGAGAGAGCCCAGGAGCGATCTTCAGATGAACAGGCCTCGGCCAAAGTTTGGACTCATTTGTGGAACACACACTTCTTTTTGGAGGAGAAGGATAGGGTGATTTCCCAGGTGGCTCCTCCGGAGGTATGTCGCCGTCGACGGGTGGACATTATAGTAGAATTTACTGGGTGAAGGTACTAAATCGGTGGTTCTCGCCTTCCACGAGGCAGAGATATTGAATGCAGGGTCTCAGGATCTCGAAGAAGCTGAGATTGAAGCGTGCAACACTTGTATGAAGTACCTTGGAAAGCACCCTGAACTGAAGTTTGTGAACGCGTTTACGTCGTTCGGCACCAAAGGTAGAGCATGGCTATGCGGACGAACGGAGACTTACTTGACGCTATTTGGCTCAGGCGACCCGGCTGATCGTGGCCATTACATTGATATACACTCCTCAGAGGGTTACCTGATTAAACAAGCAGTCCAAGCGATGAGAATCGTCCCGTCATCTATATAGATAGGATAGTGGAAGTACGGTGGTGTTGGTCTCACGGTCTTATGTATCTTGAAATGGCCTTTGATTGTGTGTATGAATCAACTCAGCGGCAGCAAGAGATGGGAGGGAATGAACCTTTACAATGTAATCGCAAATTTCACTTACTCCACTTCCAAACACTACATGAAGTGAACAATTTCTGCAAGTTATATGATACTCCACAAACTCCTAACCCTAATTAATGTGTGGATGTGTATCATGCACCTTCCACCATCCAGTTAGCCTAATACTCTCCCATCCAAATGTTTTATTTGCTGCAGAAATCGAACTAAGACCTTCCCTTCGTGAAGAAGGCAATATCCTAGCTAAACGCGCAAGCTGCAGGGCGGAAAGGCATTCTCGCATTTGGCAAGTCGAGGATGCCTGCTCCCATAGTTTGAATCTCCCTGGGAAATCTGCTTTCCAAGGGCGTCATAAAACTCACAAAGCAACTCATCAAATCTCCCATGTCCTTTTGTTTTGCCTGCTGCAAAACAAGCTCAAGGCTTCAGTTTGCTGCAAACTTTGGTGCAACAAACTTTCGAGCACCAACGTACGTTATCCTCATTCATCCCTCTTGCCCGCACAGATGACTTTCGCTGTCCACTTTGAAGAGGACCATGTGGATATCTTCTCGACATTCTCCAGCACTTTAAGCTTGTCCTGCAGTGCTAACTGCATTGATAACAACAGGGCTCTTCCTGCGTGTCACAAGGTCGGCGTCGTCTTCGCTACTACCTGGCCGCGATTCGATCCAAGAACGGTGCTCAGGTTAATACTTTGACCCTGAGGCTTCCCGTTTATCACACTCCAAGAAAGGAGCGATTCTGTATCAAGGGAGAGAAAGACCGCATGGTTAATAATATACTTTAAAGCTCCAACGTCGGAAATGCCGGACCGGACTGGACATTGGGAGGATCTCAGACGCAGCCCTGTCGCATCCCCAGATGCATGTTAGAGAGAGAGGATCCGACGTGTGACAATTACTCGAGATGAAAATCTTGGCTTGCATGCGACCActggctttcttttctcgGGAGAAGATTGAGCTGAGGGCTAGGCGAAGATTCAGACGGCGGAGCACACGCTATGGATCAAAAGATAGCCTGTTGTTGATGAGTATTCCTGGACAAAGCCACAGCAGGAGTCCTTCCAGCTCTTTTGGGTGTAATTGAAGGGGGTGCTCTCAGGAGCTATGGGCGTTGCATTCCCTCCACAGCCGGGCAATGCGATGTAATCAGCCAAGAAGGCCGAGAGTCGCATGATCGTGCCCGACCCCACTTGGCAGAGCCGTCCTGCTGGACATGCTGTCTTCCTCCCTGGCGAGTCTCAAATCCATCTTCATCGAAAGCTCATCACTTCCATCGGTTATCCATTGGTTTTCGAATTGAAGATTGCTGAGATTCCAACGTCCCGCTCAGCTCACAGGTTGACCCCAACTGAGACAGGCAAGATCAGATCACCGCTCAATCATGGCCTACGAGGGCTATGGTAGCTCTCAGCCCTACGAGCAGGGTGCCTTTAATGGCTCCAATTCATACGCCAACTCACAACAATTTCACAATCATATTTTGCAAGCGTCGTACCATGGCAACTATGAACCCACGTCAGATGGAACCCGGGTGCCAATACCGCCCCAGCATCCTCCTCCGAACTCACAGTCTCCTATTCCTCCACCGCCCATCACAGCTCCGCCAGCCACCGGAATCCCAGAGCCATTTCCGGATCCATCGCGATTTTATCAGAGCAATAGCCAACCTACCACAGAGGGTACCGGCCCCGCATTCCAGCCGAAACTCGACATCTCGCCCGAGGTTATTGCCCAGATCACTTCCAGCGTCATTCAACAACTCAAAGGCTTCAATTTTGGAGCTAATATCCCGCGTCCACCGCCGAACCAAACTGCTCAGAACCCTGATATAACGTCGTTCACTCCATCTGTATCCGAAATTTCCCATTCATCTCCAACTACCACCACTAAAGTCTACACTCCACCCTCCCCGTTCAGACAGGCACAAGATGGATCTGGCCAGTCTCCCCAATTTTCGAACCTCCAGTTTACACAGAATATTCACGGCTTATCGCAAGGTCCTGTGGACCAGGACCGAATTTCACGAGTTTTCTTTGACGGGCATGAGCACCGGCCTAGACCTTCTCGCCTTACCACGCAGGACGAAACGCCAGCCGAACGGATATGGGGACAGCTTTTTGATAAGGAGGGATTACCAACTCCAAGGCTGGGCCAGTTCCTGCGCGGAATTGCCGCTCACCTGGTAAATACCACGCATCGAAACGACACCCCCGGATATATGTGCTGACAATATGCGTAGATAGAAGTTTTTCCACCTGAAAATACTCTTGTTGTTACCCCAGACAAGATGCAGAAATATTACGAAGATACCAAATCACTGGCTGATCCGTATCCATGGAAAGGTACGGATgaacccttttttttttttttttttttcttaattCGCGGCGCTAAAGCTAACCTGGGCCTTTAGATATATTTGATGATGGGACGTCTTCAATTTCGCGTCTTTATCGAGAGGTCCAAGCGGAGCATCATTTAATCCAGGATAGGTTAGATCAAAGGCCTGATATACCGGGCCTTACGCCTCGTGGGTTTGAGCGCTGGATGAGACTCATGATCGTCGCCCACCCCGAACAAGAATACCAGCGACTTCAGAGAACCGTTCTGGAGATGCCAATTAACAACCCAGATGATCCGAAGGAGCGGTTCCCAAAGGAGCTTCCTCGGCGTCTATTTCCCAAGTCTCCCGACCATAATGTGAAAGAGCACCTGGAACGTTCAATCCTAACTCACTGCCATGTGGATGTCTCAAAGCCGGTGAGCAGAGATCAATCGCAGCCCAACACCCAGCGGCACCGTGTTACACCTTCAGTTGGCACTCCACCGCCAAGATCAGACCCAAGGTTGAGTTCTCCATTCGAAGAGGAAGAcgaagaggatgaagaggatgatgatgaaccACCCGCGCCGCCGCCACCGGCACCACCAGCAGTAGCCCGCCCTATTGAGCGCGAAAGGAAGCCGTATTCAGTACAGCCCGGTGCGGGAAGGATATATGAGGATAAGCTGAAGCGAAACCTGAACAGCCCTGTGGAGCAAGCTAAATACCGTGAGTTTGGTAGTCGCCGCGGACGTCGTAGTCCCGCTACTGGGCGCAAACGTGAGTCGAAGGATTATCGCGACACCGACTTCGTGAAGACTCCCATTTCAGCTCGATTCCGCGACGAGAGTGACATACGAGTCATGGGCCAGCCGAgaggaagaagcagaaagGGTGAACGAACACATGGTCATTTGCACGATCGCGAGTTTGATAGAGAAGGCCAAAGCGACAATCCTTCTCGTGGAAGCTGGGATACGGACGAAGAGGACTATTATCGGGCTTCCAGTGCGCTCAGTGGCAGGGGTGGGCGGAACACTCCACTCTACGATGATGACCACTGGGCTTTTCGTTAAGTAAGGCGATGGGCCGGCATAAATGATACCGAGGGAAAAATGCAGGAAGCGGACCATAAAATGGAACAGTTACAAAGTGATTATCGGGTAACGGGTAAACAAAAGGAGGAcgaatcaaaaagaaaagctaTCTGAGTTTCTCGAGTGTGTATGATTGTCTGGCTGATCTGACGAAAATGTTTCACGATGTTATGATGAATTTATGACAAAAATGCCTCTGGAAGGTATGGGATCTGACGGGAATTGGACCGGTTAGGGGATGGGGCGGGGAGTTTGATAGAATATGGATGGACCAATGGGCCTTGGAGTTCGTTGCAGTTTTAGGCGATTTTTGAATGTGACTACATGATTCTTTAATATGAAGAATGGCATAGATGCATAGATTATTTGCGTCTTTGCAGCTCCAGTACATGTCCATCATCGAATTCACTAGCAACGGTCTGAAACAGTTGTCATGGAtgctacggagtagataTATAACTATCATCTTCTTGCCCTTCCATCCATAAAGACCTGATTATCCTCTCGACACGTTTCAGCATACTTACGTCTCAACCTATCGTCCCTCGCATACATATTAGCGATCTTCGCCCTATCCCTCTCCTCTTCCAACGGTTTACTCTGTCTCTTATCTTCCTTCGCTTGTTTcgctttcttcctctttcgTTTCATCTCTTCCCTTGCCTGCttgtctttcttcttctttcgtCTCATCTCTTCCTCACGCAGATGCTCTGCCCGCAGGTCCCCCATCTCCTCGGCCGACAGGACCCACGGAACTGACAATACCTGGACGAAATACCTCGTTTTCTCTTCCCAGAACCGCACTTCAGCGTTGGTATCATCAAGAAGGGTGTAGCGCTCGAGATGTAGCTGGAGCATGCCGCGGAAGCGGGTGATTGTGCCCTTGAATTTTGCGACGGCTCCAGGTTGGAGCGGGGAGATGTCGATGGGTGAGCGGGAGTTTGATGCTATGTGGGTGATTCCTGGGTCTGTCTCCGCAATGTTCTGGAGTGATGGTAGGGACGATCCGGTTCTGTTGGTGACTGTAGATGCGGGAGCAGAAACAGATGACAATGATGATGTTGACGGTGGTGCTTTGGAGCAGACCACTTCGATGGTGTAGCCTGTGCTATCGTCGAGGACGAGGATGGTTCGGCGGTCGTGATCATCGCGCGAAACGATGACGCCTGCGAGGCAGATGTATTGAACGGGAAGGTTGTTGTAGAAGTAGATTCCCTGTCCTACGCTTCAGATGAGAAAGAGTTAGATGGGAAATCTTGACAACAAAATATATGGGCGACCCCATTGCGGGTTAAAAACAAGTCTCAGGAAATAATAGTTGGATTCAACAGAGAGTTAAGGAGATTTGAGGAAGTTGTGATATCTTACCCTCAAACCCTCTTGGTTGCGTTAATCGGTGGACATCTGCGACGCCGAGCTTCACCCAGGTGAAAAAGGTGGGAGCTGCTCTGTGGCAGTATTCCGGGTAGTAGATGACATTGCGAGGGACATATCCGGCTGCCATGTGATCGCTATCATCATATCTCCTTCGCGAGCATCACGTCATGGACGACAATGTATGTACGCTCTCGCGATGCCCGTCCAAGCTGCGCTGCTGATGCCTGAATGCCGGGCCGGTTGTTGGCCCCTGGCAGAAGTCACGTGCTTTATAGCTGAGCTACCTGACGCAGGCTCAACGCAACTTTCAGTTTCATGCAATGTGGGCGCGTTGCAACATGAAGTGCTACAGCTAAAAGCAAGGAGCATTGCTGGGTATCAAGAACCTCTTTAGGATATGGAGAAGGCACAAGAAGCTCTACCACAGATCATGCCCATCTCACCGCCTGCTGAAAGTTGAAACGATGTCTCACGAACTGCGATGCGCAGACATTGTTTTGAACTCAACGAAGGCTTGAAGCTGCTTTCGATCACTCTCGCGTGCAATGAGCCGGATAACTCGCCTAACTGTACCGTAGTCCAGCGCCGCAAGACGCCCAAGAATCCGCACCCTCGGATTGATATCTAGCCATATATGAACCCGAAGTACGCCTTCGGCACCTCATACCACTTAAGGAACATTCCACAAGAGGTATTGCCAAACAGTTGCTGAGGCATAGTGGAATATGAACTTGCCCAATTCTTTTCCCCCCTCGTTTCTTACAAAATTGTGGATCACTTGTGTTCCTGAAGAGGAGTGGGCTGTAAAAGGGCCTGTTTTGCAGCTTGCTGCATCCATAGCTCCCCCCATTCACCACCAGATGTCACAAGAATTAACACAAGACATATATGTTGTACACAGATATATGTCCAACTATGGATTTTACAGCAGCATAGCCTGACACCAGCTAGGACATCTAGGCTCTCTAAGCTAATTGCTGCGTTGAAATTGGCCAGATAATGAAGGCAGCTCGCAGCCTTTACAACCCAAGAGCTATTGGTTGTGTGAATGCTGTTTAATATGGAATGCTTCCTGATGCAGAGCACCTCCACGGTTTCAAGTCCTATCCCTACCCTGTATATCAGAGGGCATTGAGACGGACAAGGAGCAAACAGGCAAGTCTACAACCTCCAACTCCACATGTTTGATAAAGCCTTAATTGTTAGCAATTACCCGGAAATCATCTTCAGGAAGAAGCTTTTGCGgatatttcttatttccttTCTGTAACTGGGAATGTGCCATGACATCCCTCTTTCATGTGAGTAAGCTCCTACACTTTGTATgttgggaggaggagggagagagggggagggggaggggaGCAGGGGGCCAAACGGCATCATAGTTCATAGTAATGAATCGTAGCTTTGAAATCGGAGCTCGTGAACCTGTACGGGTTAGATTGGCCCGAAAGGCATGCAAGCCGTTCTCTTAGGAATCCAATTCTCTCCATCATTCTATCGCTCAAGATGCTCTGGATGAAAACCATTGCCAATTCACAGTCTGAAGCTAGTATAGCAGTCGACAGAGGAAGAATGTGGCGGGATATCTCTTGAAATTGAATGCTATCTATGCTGCCTCCAGGATTTAAAAACTATTTagcatttttcttttcttttgtcttttgagGTTTTGGTTTTGGGTTCGGGTTGCCTTTCCATTCCAGTTTGCGGGGCGTCATATATTGCTTAAGAACCTCATCCGTGACCTGTTTTCTCCGCTCCTGGAAGTCCTTGACGTATTCTTGTAGTAATGTGATAgccatcttcttcagctcTCCCGTAAGTAATTCGCCTTTCCTGTAGCTTTCCTCTATTTGCTTCAATTTttcgtcgtcttcttcaaaatatgAAAGATCTACAAATTGTCGTTAAGACGTATAGCAAGCTATTCGGGGAGGCAAAGGGCCTTACATTGAAAGGACACATCCACATCCGGGTTTCCTCCTAACCGGCGGTGCTCTTCTATGGTGTCTCTTCCACCACTGAATGCGTGTTTATTGATTTTATTCTGAATGTAACGTCAGCGATGTGATCATAGGGAATCTTAGCAGAGTTTACCTTGATTTGGTTGGGCGTATCTGTCATAAAAATTGCAGAACTGTGGAAGTGTAAGCTATGGATTGTCCGACAATAGTGGAAGTTTTTGGGATCGTACTTGGGGTCGCTGGCGCTCATTTTGCCGCCGGCACCTTGTAGTGCAGTAAGGAATTTCGAATGGATCAAAGCCGGCTTAGGAGATGGGTATCGCATGCGGTGAGCATTATCACGGACAAGGCGAAAATATGGGTCTTGATCAATGGCCATCGGAATTAAGCAGGGGATCTTCGCTATGGCTTTTGTCCGATCTGCTGGTGGATTATCTGACCAAATTTCTGGGTATGATGTCGCGAACGACGCTACACTGTCGTGGCGGTTTAGCAGGTGGATACTTACAAATAAGGAAAGTCGACTCTTACCACTGTACGGATGGAAACATTATCCGACCGATATTGGTGCTGCGAAGAGTTAGGATAGCGCaatgaagagaaaaaggcACCTTTACTGGATGGGATAGGACGGCCGAGACAAAATCGTGACCATCAGATCCTCAAAATCAGTTGATAAAGGAGCTTGCTCACCTCTCATTGAATCCAAATGCCCCCCGAACTTGATTGAACGTTATGAGCTTCGCAAATTCCCAAACGTTCATCAACATGTGGCCTTTGACGTAATCTAGATCACTGAAGATGAATGTTTTCTTCGGATCAAAGCCGCAGGCAATGATATCCTTTGCGTTCTGTAACCCGAACTTGTATGTGTCCTCAAACGTGAGGTTATCTTTAAAGAGTGCCTTCTCGTCGTCTTTGTCCCAGTTAATATTCAGAAACTGTGGCTTTCGTTCCGTGGAGCTTACCAGTAAGCATGATAACTGTACAAGGGGTCAGTGAAACATAGACAGCTTTCCAATAGCTTAAACATACCTAAGGGGACATCGAAGACGTCCTGCAACCACTTTGTAAAAGAGAAGGGAATCGTATGGCCTAGATGCAGAGCATCGCTGGACGGTCCTCTGCCGGTGTACATGAAGAAGGGCTCACCGGCCTCGTACTTGTCAAGGATCTTGTCAAAGTCTCGATGCGAGAAAAAGAGGCCGCGCCTTAGCCAACGGTGTGGCTTGTGGCCGGTAAGGCGCTCGAAGCGCTCGAGAAGGTCGTTGTCTATGAGTTTGGTTGCCCATTTTCTGTTCCCGTTAGTACATTGGCACTCCCACGGAATGCGCAACTCAGACCCACTGTGAAATAGCAACGTAGTCAAAGGCCAAGATGTTTCCCTGCTCATCGTGCGCTGCGTGAACGTCCCAAGGGTTGATCTCCTGCTCGGTGGAGGCAGATTTCTCTGCGTCGCGGATTGGCACCACAATTTCGGGCTTGGAGTCCGCCATACCTGTGAACTCTGCAGTGTGCTTCAGAGACCCAAAAACGAGGGACAATCGCCGAAAAGGAGCACCGAGCGAAGACGTAAAAGATTTTCGACTCGCATGAGGGGTCTTTTGTCCGCGCCCTGAAGCTTTGCGGGGTGACATTCGGACAGTTGACTCAGCGCAGGATCATAGTTATTCCGTCCGTAATATATATTTTCCGACACCGTTTTTCAGGGGTAAATTCCAGTTCGCTGCCCCTGAGAGTCTCGCAAGGCACTGGCCGGGTGACGAAGAGAGACAAAACACCATCGCCATGATAGGATTCCGGTGCTCTGTTGTCAACATCTTCTCGTTGCTTGCGTTTGCCAGACCAGTCCGTAACTATCGGGCCGGCCCATCTATGTTCCAGTGTCGGGACCGGGATGCGCAGACACCCGGGTACTTttatgattgcctaagtcggCAATGCCAACTGATTATGGACGAAATATGCAGCCATGTGCTGTACCTCGCGGGCTGCGTTGTGTACGGAGCACGAAGATATACATGCATATACACATattcatgtatgtatgtatactCCGAAGCGCTGTGCTCCTATGGCTCGCTGGCCGCGACCGTTCATTGTTTCGATCTG
This window harbors:
- a CDS encoding uncharacterized protein (EggNog:ENOG410PQ2D), with product MAYEGYGSSQPYEQGAFNGSNSYANSQQFHNHILQASYHGNYEPTSDGTRVPIPPQHPPPNSQSPIPPPPITAPPATGIPEPFPDPSRFYQSNSQPTTEGTGPAFQPKLDISPEVIAQITSSVIQQLKGFNFGANIPRPPPNQTAQNPDITSFTPSVSEISHSSPTTTTKVYTPPSPFRQAQDGSGQSPQFSNLQFTQNIHGLSQGPVDQDRISRVFFDGHEHRPRPSRLTTQDETPAERIWGQLFDKEGLPTPRLGQFLRGIAAHLIEVFPPENTLVVTPDKMQKYYEDTKSLADPYPWKDIFDDGTSSISRLYREVQAEHHLIQDRLDQRPDIPGLTPRGFERWMRLMIVAHPEQEYQRLQRTVLEMPINNPDDPKERFPKELPRRLFPKSPDHNVKEHLERSILTHCHVDVSKPVSRDQSQPNTQRHRVTPSVGTPPPRSDPRLSSPFEEEDEEDEEDDDEPPAPPPPAPPAVARPIERERKPYSVQPGAGRIYEDKLKRNLNSPVEQAKYREFGSRRGRRSPATGRKRESKDYRDTDFVKTPISARFRDESDIRVMGQPRGRSRKGERTHGHLHDREFDREGQSDNPSRGSWDTDEEDYYRASSALSGRGGRNTPLYDDDHWAFR
- a CDS encoding uncharacterized protein (EggNog:ENOG410PX1K~COG:S), producing the protein MAAGYVPRNVIYYPEYCHRAAPTFFTWVKLGVADVHRLTQPRGFEGQGIYFYNNLPVQYICLAGVIVSRDDHDRRTILVLDDSTGYTIEVVCSKAPPSTSSLSSVSAPASTVTNRTGSSLPSLQNIAETDPGITHIASNSRSPIDISPLQPGAVAKFKGTITRFRGMLQLHLERYTLLDDTNAEVRFWEEKTRYFVQVLSVPWVLSAEEMGDLRAEHLREEEMRRKKKKDKQAREEMKRKRKKAKQAKEDKRQSKPLEEERDRAKIANMYARDDRLRRKYAETCREDNQVFMDGRARR
- a CDS encoding uncharacterized protein (BUSCO:258245at4751~EggNog:ENOG410PII1~COG:J~BUSCO:6511at33183) — protein: MSPRKASGRGQKTPHASRKSFTSSLGAPFRRLSLVFGSLKHTAEFTGMADSKPEIVVPIRDAEKSASTEQEINPWDVHAAHDEQGNILAFDYVAISQKWATKLIDNDLLERFERLTGHKPHRWLRRGLFFSHRDFDKILDKYEAGEPFFMYTGRGPSSDALHLGHTIPFSFTKWLQDVFDVPLVIMLTDDEKALFKDNLTFEDTYKFGLQNAKDIIACGFDPKKTFIFSDLDYVKGHMLMNVWEFAKLITFNQVRGAFGFNESTNIGRIMFPSVQCVASFATSYPEIWSDNPPADRTKAIAKIPCLIPMAIDQDPYFRLVRDNAHRMRYPSPKPALIHSKFLTALQGAGGKMSASDPNSAIFMTDTPNQIKNKINKHAFSGGRDTIEEHRRLGGNPDVDVSFQYLSYFEEDDEKLKQIEESYRKGELLTGELKKMAITLLQEYVKDFQERRKQVTDEVLKQYMTPRKLEWKGNPNPKPKPQKTKEKKNAK